Proteins encoded in a region of the Candidatus Methylarchaceae archaeon HK02M2 genome:
- a CDS encoding DNA replication complex GINS family protein, which translates to MEKKESSNIDFLKDCEVGFLLIPVKAIIKQGLPPLEIGSLSLPETNEGDLIEVPRWIAEVMEQMNFAEIQEDSFDIELFKALSRERIQTSSQISNLNSDFFQKMRKQISLKKSMTESDLSLKGDYEKFLASAYDLIALRTSKLVQLACLPSLSPDLEKKLTPEEKKLFKLINSLVKDWKKTILGE; encoded by the coding sequence ATGGAAAAAAAAGAGTCGTCCAATATAGACTTCCTTAAAGATTGTGAAGTAGGCTTTTTACTTATCCCTGTTAAAGCAATAATCAAACAAGGATTACCTCCTTTAGAAATCGGATCATTATCCCTGCCAGAGACTAACGAGGGAGATTTAATAGAAGTTCCGAGATGGATCGCAGAAGTAATGGAGCAGATGAATTTCGCCGAAATTCAGGAAGATAGTTTTGATATCGAACTTTTTAAAGCTTTAAGTAGGGAACGCATTCAGACCTCCTCACAAATTTCTAATTTGAATAGTGATTTCTTCCAAAAAATGAGGAAGCAGATAAGTTTAAAGAAGTCTATGACAGAGAGCGATTTGAGCTTAAAAGGAGATTATGAGAAGTTTTTAGCTTCAGCTTACGATCTTATTGCGTTGAGGACAAGCAAGCTCGTACAGTTGGCATGTTTACCATCTCTGTCTCCAGATTTGGAAAAAAAGTTAACTCCAGAAGAGAAGAAACTGTTCAAACTTATCAATTCTTTAGTTAAAGATTGGAAGAAAACTATCTTGGGTGAGTGA
- a CDS encoding minichromosome maintenance protein MCM, with protein MSIKTLSKISDELENFLKTFKDESGNLKYRNRISQMVSSSLRSLIVDFGDIQIYDVDMSNRLINEPDEVLPSFNEAVFKALKNEAPGYAKTIRESLPEKARESLPLIQVRIRNLTEKLSLRQINTEYLDKLVSVTGMVVRASELKPMIVEAAFKCGNGHLTYIKQSGIVLKGPKICDEFSSGCKSTKFDLDIKNTVFVDYQIVRLQELPEELPPGQLPQAFDVSLQEDIVNTARPGDRVILTGVIRAEAEYSRGSGKLRIFRSKIDGNYVEAVGKEPELIQITEEDEKIIKEIASQPGFYERLIESVAPTIHSFETQKEAILLLVTGSPQRIMPDGTIIRGDINVLFVGDPGTAKSEMLKYASRIAARGLYTSGRGSTAAGLTAAVVREKTGMMMLEAGAVVLADQGLASIDEFDKMRTDDRNALHEMMEQQTVSVAKGGIVATLNARTSILAAANPVLGKYDPYRNINENLNLPVPLLTRFDLIFVLRDIPDRARDERLARHVLELHRKGEYIMAPPIDFNLLHKYILYAKKINPILTRDAEEKILEYYLDMRKTDSESMITVTPRQLESLIRLATARARIMLRDKVTEEDAMRAISLMRRMLETVGVDVKTGKRDLGVLHGRPLSERNLLVSALDVFKTLEGPKKNPVEGRVFIDELVKTGKFTQEDAQRMLQTLNSSGQIYEVKPGFYRKL; from the coding sequence ATGAGTATAAAGACCCTTTCTAAGATATCAGATGAATTAGAGAATTTTCTAAAGACTTTCAAGGATGAAAGTGGAAACCTGAAGTATAGGAACAGGATCTCACAGATGGTTTCAAGTAGTTTAAGGTCTTTGATCGTGGATTTTGGAGACATCCAAATATATGATGTGGATATGTCTAATAGACTCATAAATGAACCTGATGAAGTGCTCCCTAGTTTCAATGAGGCAGTCTTTAAGGCTTTAAAAAACGAAGCTCCTGGTTATGCAAAAACAATTCGAGAGAGTCTACCTGAAAAGGCTCGAGAGAGTCTGCCACTCATACAAGTAAGAATTAGAAACTTGACCGAAAAGCTTTCTTTAAGACAAATAAACACTGAATACCTTGATAAACTAGTCTCGGTTACTGGTATGGTAGTTAGAGCATCAGAGTTAAAGCCTATGATTGTAGAAGCAGCCTTCAAGTGTGGCAATGGACACCTTACATACATAAAACAATCGGGTATAGTATTAAAGGGACCCAAAATTTGTGATGAGTTCAGTTCTGGTTGTAAATCTACGAAGTTCGATTTAGACATAAAAAATACAGTCTTTGTAGACTACCAAATCGTAAGACTTCAAGAACTGCCAGAAGAGTTACCTCCTGGGCAACTTCCTCAAGCTTTTGATGTGAGCTTGCAAGAGGATATAGTGAACACAGCAAGACCTGGAGATAGGGTCATTTTGACCGGTGTAATAAGAGCCGAAGCAGAGTATTCTAGAGGTTCAGGAAAACTAAGGATTTTTAGATCGAAGATCGATGGTAACTATGTAGAGGCAGTAGGTAAGGAGCCTGAGCTGATACAGATAACGGAGGAGGATGAAAAAATCATTAAAGAAATAGCTTCTCAGCCAGGATTTTATGAGAGGCTCATAGAATCTGTAGCTCCAACAATTCATAGTTTCGAAACTCAAAAAGAAGCCATACTTCTTCTTGTTACAGGCTCGCCTCAAAGAATAATGCCTGATGGGACTATAATAAGAGGAGATATCAATGTGTTATTTGTGGGTGATCCAGGAACTGCAAAATCTGAAATGTTAAAGTATGCATCAAGGATAGCTGCCAGAGGTTTATACACATCTGGACGTGGTAGCACTGCAGCAGGCTTGACAGCAGCGGTGGTAAGAGAAAAGACGGGTATGATGATGCTTGAAGCGGGAGCAGTAGTTCTCGCAGATCAGGGCTTGGCCAGCATTGATGAATTCGATAAGATGCGTACTGATGATAGGAATGCATTACATGAAATGATGGAACAACAGACCGTAAGTGTGGCTAAGGGGGGTATAGTCGCAACCTTGAATGCTAGAACATCTATCTTAGCAGCGGCAAATCCTGTATTAGGCAAATATGATCCTTACAGGAATATAAATGAAAACCTGAACCTTCCTGTCCCCTTATTAACTCGATTCGATCTTATATTTGTTTTAAGAGATATCCCCGATAGAGCTCGAGACGAGCGACTTGCGAGACATGTTTTAGAGTTGCATAGGAAAGGGGAATATATCATGGCACCCCCTATTGATTTTAACCTTCTGCACAAGTATATATTGTATGCAAAAAAGATTAACCCAATCCTCACTAGGGATGCTGAGGAAAAGATACTCGAGTACTACCTAGATATGAGAAAGACAGATTCAGAGTCAATGATCACAGTTACACCCAGACAATTAGAATCGTTGATAAGGCTTGCTACAGCCAGAGCTAGAATCATGTTGAGAGATAAAGTAACAGAAGAAGATGCGATGAGAGCAATTTCACTTATGAGAAGGATGCTCGAAACCGTAGGGGTAGATGTTAAAACAGGTAAGAGGGACCTTGGAGTACTACATGGGAGACCTTTAAGTGAGAGAAATCTACTGGTGTCGGCTTTAGATGTTTTTAAGACTCTAGAAGGTCCTAAGAAGAACCCAGTAGAAGGAAGGGTATTCATAGACGAGTTGGTGAAGACAGGAAAGTTCACTCAAGAGGATGCCCAAAGGATGCTCCAGACATTAAATAGTAGCGGTCAGATATATGAAGTTAAGCCAGGCTTCTACAGAAAACTCTAA
- a CDS encoding HD domain-containing protein, whose amino-acid sequence MVVVSSKLIINHLKEPRVRQMFDLLENDIEVQGYLRMSNVMAVNRLKYNDHGPVHSKISAGSSLEIFSILTKRVKPTTVENKICDIVGAQIIVLCGSYLHDIGNSVHRIDHETHGCYIASPILDKLLCKVYPNNSKLTLKLKCEILHSIFSHDEEVKCLSLEAGVAKVADGTDMVKGRARIPYKTGKVDIHSLSALSIKKVEIEEGDHKPVRILVHMDNPAGIFQIEQVMGSKIRTSGIEHLVEVVALEKGKEIKTFYE is encoded by the coding sequence ATGGTAGTTGTCTCATCCAAATTAATTATTAACCATTTAAAAGAGCCTAGAGTTCGACAAATGTTTGATCTATTAGAAAACGACATTGAGGTGCAGGGCTATTTGCGAATGTCAAATGTGATGGCAGTGAACAGATTAAAGTATAACGATCACGGCCCCGTCCATTCAAAGATTTCAGCAGGTAGTTCCTTAGAAATCTTTAGTATTTTGACAAAGAGGGTAAAACCTACAACGGTTGAGAACAAAATATGTGATATAGTAGGCGCTCAAATCATTGTGCTATGCGGATCTTATCTACATGATATTGGAAACTCGGTCCACCGAATCGATCATGAGACCCATGGCTGCTATATAGCCAGTCCTATTTTAGACAAACTTCTTTGTAAAGTATATCCCAATAATTCAAAACTTACTCTTAAGCTCAAGTGCGAAATTCTTCACTCTATCTTCTCACATGATGAAGAAGTTAAATGCTTAAGTCTTGAAGCAGGTGTGGCTAAGGTTGCCGATGGAACCGATATGGTAAAGGGAAGAGCTAGGATTCCCTACAAAACAGGGAAGGTAGACATTCATTCTCTCTCAGCCCTTTCTATTAAGAAAGTTGAAATTGAGGAGGGTGATCATAAGCCAGTCCGAATTCTAGTACATATGGATAACCCAGCAGGAATCTTCCAAATAGAACAGGTTATGGGAAGTAAAATAAGAACTTCAGGTATAGAGCACCTTGTAGAGGTTGTTGCCTTAGAAAAAGGTAAGGAGATTAAGACTTTTTATGAATAA